A single region of the [Limnothrix rosea] IAM M-220 genome encodes:
- a CDS encoding Ycf66 family protein, translated as MVNFGLNSASILGIALAAAGAALYFLRSVRPELSRDHDIFFAAVGLLCGFILLFQGWRLDPILQFGQFLLSGSAVFFAIESIRLRGLATEQARRSTPIVDDDRPVSRVYRAELDQIEPYQTEDRYERRLRGYEEPRPSRSRGYEEEAQAPTPRASRSSVPSRNRPPRSPNRRPARTPNRRPSRPDDYGYDAAGGYEAGGVTDVWSEDAWDEGDRPVETPPTNRPRRPRPNGEAPRRPRRPRPERYDSANEDVATVDYQPINGVSFEGDETQDWDDQAPETPEINEGDRRPENPVNFDY; from the coding sequence ATGGTTAATTTCGGGCTAAATTCCGCCAGTATTTTGGGAATTGCTCTAGCAGCAGCAGGGGCTGCTCTCTATTTTTTGCGTTCGGTACGCCCTGAGCTCTCCCGTGACCACGACATTTTTTTCGCTGCAGTGGGGCTACTCTGTGGCTTTATTTTGTTATTTCAGGGTTGGCGACTCGACCCGATTCTCCAGTTCGGACAATTTTTACTGTCCGGTTCAGCGGTATTTTTTGCGATTGAGTCGATTCGTTTGAGAGGCTTGGCCACAGAACAGGCACGTCGCAGTACGCCCATTGTGGATGACGATCGCCCTGTTAGCCGGGTATATCGCGCGGAGCTAGATCAAATCGAACCCTACCAAACGGAAGATCGCTACGAACGCCGTCTGCGTGGCTATGAAGAACCCCGCCCCAGTCGTAGCCGAGGCTATGAAGAAGAAGCTCAAGCACCAACACCCCGTGCTAGCCGCAGCTCTGTCCCTTCCCGGAATCGTCCACCGCGTTCTCCTAACCGCCGCCCTGCCCGTACCCCAAATCGTCGTCCTTCCCGCCCAGATGACTATGGCTATGATGCCGCTGGTGGTTATGAAGCTGGTGGTGTGACGGATGTTTGGTCTGAAGATGCTTGGGATGAAGGCGATCGCCCGGTGGAAACGCCCCCCACAAACCGCCCCCGTCGTCCTCGCCCTAATGGAGAAGCGCCCCGCCGTCCCCGCCGTCCTCGTCCTGAGCGTTATGATAGTGCTAATGAAGATGTGGCAACCGTTGATTATCAACCGATTAATGGTGTGAGTTTTGAAGGTGATGAAACCCAAGATTGGGATGATCAAGCCCCTGAAACGCCTGAAATAAATGAAGGCGATCGCCGCCCTGAAAATCCTGTCAACTTCGACTACTAA
- a CDS encoding DNA double-strand break repair nuclease NurA, which yields MLDLTKIAGQLPDMGRHLRQQANDGRERVERGIALLGAAQQNFQQLQDLYARWGDRLIFNCAVPLEPLDTRVMISAPPKAHTVFATDGSQIAPSHHEIAYCYLINVGRIMLHYGQSLHPLLDNIPEVFYRPEDLYVSRKWGIRTDEWMGYCRTASEGQMLAEMACKWVLPPGSHEHIPNVAMVDGSLVYWFLENIPLEARERILIPVLEAWQRLRETKIPLLGYISSTRSIDAVHYLRLAACPHKNPDCATHCLDQTTGDRRPEFRETLPCQTIEPIRDSTLWNNQLKPGERSGIWQSQSRILQMYPPEDQVCFCYIHVGAEVARVEFPLWLAEDEKLLDQTLGILLGQVNKGFGYPVAIAEAHNQAVIRGGDRARFFSLLEQQMVKAGLKNVGVSYKETRKRGSVA from the coding sequence ATGTTGGATCTGACAAAAATTGCTGGGCAACTTCCCGATATGGGGAGGCATCTCCGGCAGCAAGCGAATGATGGTAGGGAACGGGTGGAGCGAGGTATTGCGTTACTCGGTGCGGCTCAGCAGAATTTTCAGCAATTACAAGATCTGTATGCAAGGTGGGGCGATCGCCTAATTTTTAATTGCGCAGTGCCCTTGGAGCCGCTGGATACGCGCGTTATGATTTCTGCGCCGCCAAAAGCCCACACAGTATTTGCGACGGACGGCTCTCAGATCGCCCCTTCCCACCACGAAATTGCCTACTGCTACCTGATTAATGTCGGGCGGATTATGCTGCATTACGGTCAGAGTTTGCATCCATTGCTAGACAATATTCCCGAAGTTTTTTATCGCCCTGAAGATCTCTATGTGTCTCGGAAATGGGGTATTCGCACCGATGAATGGATGGGCTATTGTCGTACAGCATCGGAGGGACAGATGCTTGCAGAGATGGCTTGTAAGTGGGTGTTACCACCGGGTTCCCACGAGCATATTCCGAATGTGGCGATGGTGGATGGTTCACTGGTGTATTGGTTTTTAGAGAATATTCCGCTGGAGGCACGGGAAAGGATTTTAATTCCGGTGTTGGAGGCATGGCAACGGCTGCGGGAAACGAAAATTCCGCTGTTGGGTTACATCAGTTCAACACGCAGTATTGATGCAGTACATTACTTGCGTTTAGCGGCTTGTCCCCATAAAAATCCAGATTGTGCGACCCATTGCCTCGACCAAACTACGGGCGATCGCCGACCAGAATTTCGTGAAACGCTTCCCTGTCAAACCATTGAACCGATTCGCGACAGTACCCTCTGGAACAACCAATTAAAACCGGGAGAACGCAGCGGTATTTGGCAAAGTCAGTCCCGTATTTTGCAGATGTATCCGCCCGAAGATCAAGTTTGTTTTTGTTATATCCATGTCGGTGCAGAAGTTGCTCGTGTTGAGTTTCCCCTGTGGCTAGCGGAAGACGAAAAATTATTGGATCAGACTCTCGGCATTTTGTTAGGTCAGGTGAATAAAGGATTTGGCTATCCAGTGGCGATCGCCGAAGCCCACAATCAAGCCGTTATTCGAGGCGGCGATCGGGCAAGATTTTTCTCATTGCTCGAACAACAAATGGTGAAAGCTGGCCTAAAAAATGTCGGTGTATCCTACAAAGAAACCCGTAAACGCGGTTCTGTTGCTTAG
- a CDS encoding riboflavin synthase subunit alpha, with the protein MNLSLFALGIAVCAICLSFNTKEEVVKVATASVAVFTGFLAVCYAPWMIKLVVIVVPLLLDRINHWSADT; encoded by the coding sequence ATGAATCTTTCCCTGTTTGCTCTCGGTATTGCAGTCTGTGCCATTTGTTTGAGCTTCAATACAAAGGAAGAAGTTGTGAAAGTAGCCACGGCCTCTGTTGCTGTATTTACTGGATTTTTGGCTGTGTGTTACGCGCCTTGGATGATTAAGCTTGTGGTTATTGTAGTGCCGCTATTGTTAGACCGGATTAATCATTGGTCGGCGGACACATAG
- a CDS encoding TolB family protein, with translation MYRQIPFQLWLTILILSLGGCTFGNDTSAPTTLNSRFHDEQPALSGDGRWLAFISNRNGTSEVLFYDLTQKRFISLPNLNQKGAIHESPSLSRSARYIVYLSSPQGKPDIILYDRATKRSDILTQGYRHWVRNPQISPDGRYVVFESARRGQWDVEVMDRGAAIELDIPDGEVITP, from the coding sequence GTGTATAGGCAAATTCCGTTTCAGCTTTGGCTGACTATTTTGATTCTCAGCCTCGGAGGTTGTACCTTCGGGAACGATACCTCAGCACCCACAACCCTCAATAGCCGCTTCCACGATGAACAGCCTGCCCTCAGTGGCGATGGTCGCTGGCTGGCATTTATCTCAAATCGCAACGGTACTAGCGAAGTTTTATTTTATGACCTGACCCAGAAACGCTTCATTTCTCTGCCAAATCTGAACCAAAAAGGCGCGATTCACGAAAGCCCTAGTCTGAGCCGTAGCGCCCGCTATATCGTTTATCTGTCGAGTCCCCAGGGGAAGCCTGATATTATTTTGTATGACCGTGCCACCAAGCGTTCAGATATTTTGACCCAAGGGTATCGCCACTGGGTACGCAATCCGCAAATTAGCCCCGATGGCCGTTATGTCGTATTCGAATCAGCCCGACGGGGACAGTGGGATGTGGAAGTGATGGATCGCGGTGCGGCGATCGAACTGGATATTCCCGACGGCGAAGTGATTACTCCGTAA
- a CDS encoding TetR/AcrR family transcriptional regulator, which translates to MESKTATKILDVAQDIVRNRGYSAFSYADIAEEVGIRKASIHYHFASKDNLVRSLVKRYRKNMGRDCAWIAASSTRFDVQLMQFTGLYRHGLDKNQICLCAMLSADFAVLPEATQAEIQLFFQEAEAWLVELLQKGCNAGLWECSSSVQVEAKGLIALLQGAQLIARSSNNPFETFDQIIEPLLGAKFSMEF; encoded by the coding sequence ATGGAAAGTAAAACAGCCACTAAAATACTTGACGTTGCCCAAGATATTGTCCGTAATCGAGGCTATAGCGCCTTTAGTTATGCCGATATTGCCGAGGAAGTCGGTATTCGCAAGGCCAGTATCCACTATCACTTTGCCTCTAAAGACAATCTAGTGCGATCGCTAGTTAAACGATATCGCAAAAATATGGGTCGAGATTGCGCTTGGATTGCAGCCTCATCGACACGTTTTGACGTTCAGCTGATGCAATTTACTGGTTTATACCGCCATGGCCTCGACAAAAATCAAATTTGTCTATGTGCCATGCTGTCAGCCGATTTTGCTGTTTTACCAGAAGCGACCCAAGCGGAAATCCAGTTATTTTTTCAAGAAGCAGAGGCTTGGCTTGTTGAGCTTTTACAGAAAGGTTGTAACGCTGGTTTGTGGGAATGTTCCTCTTCGGTGCAGGTCGAAGCAAAGGGGTTAATTGCACTATTGCAAGGCGCACAACTGATTGCCCGCTCTTCAAACAATCCCTTTGAAACCTTTGATCAAATTATTGAGCCACTCTTGGGTGCTAAATTTTCCATGGAATTTTAA
- a CDS encoding OsmC family protein, which produces MATINVSSNGTRYGQNVSVRDFQFVADEPSSIGGDDRGATPMEYVLAGLGACKAITIRMYAERRGWSLDTVDVQINYERSSAKEKPFVQAQLIFSGDLDEAQRARLKEIGDRCPVHRFLSEQLTIETTIDHP; this is translated from the coding sequence ATGGCAACGATCAATGTTTCATCCAACGGCACACGCTATGGTCAAAACGTTTCTGTTCGTGATTTTCAATTTGTTGCTGATGAACCCTCAAGCATTGGTGGTGATGATCGCGGGGCGACTCCCATGGAATATGTTTTGGCGGGTTTGGGGGCTTGCAAAGCCATTACGATCAGGATGTATGCGGAGCGTAGGGGGTGGTCTCTGGATACTGTCGATGTCCAGATAAATTATGAACGGTCTTCTGCTAAGGAAAAACCTTTTGTGCAAGCACAACTCATATTTTCGGGGGATTTAGATGAAGCTCAGAGGGCACGGCTCAAGGAGATCGGCGATCGTTGTCCAGTCCATCGTTTTTTATCTGAGCAACTCACCATAGAAACAACTATTGATCATCCTTGA
- a CDS encoding energy-coupling factor ABC transporter ATP-binding protein, translating into MTMPAIAVQNLNFSWQSDRKILDHCNLDVPKGEFWMLLGANGSGKSTLLRILAGLLQPTSGAVKLTQPLGFVFQNPDHQLVMPTVGADVAFGLVAEKLSMQATKERVSEALTAVGLEAFARRPIYALSGGQKQRVAIAGAIARHCEVLLLDEPTALLDGDTQLDLVRQVRNLVKERGMTALWVTHRLDELDYSDGAFLLEDGRVVEQGNPQKLKHRLQTTHP; encoded by the coding sequence ATGACTATGCCGGCGATCGCCGTTCAGAATCTCAACTTTAGTTGGCAATCCGACCGCAAAATCCTTGACCATTGCAATCTCGACGTTCCCAAAGGTGAATTTTGGATGCTCCTCGGCGCTAATGGCAGCGGTAAATCCACCTTACTTCGCATCCTCGCCGGGCTCCTCCAACCAACCTCTGGGGCAGTAAAACTTACCCAACCCCTCGGCTTTGTCTTCCAAAATCCCGACCATCAGCTGGTGATGCCCACAGTAGGCGCTGATGTTGCGTTTGGATTAGTCGCCGAAAAATTATCAATGCAAGCCACCAAAGAACGGGTTTCCGAAGCCCTGACAGCAGTCGGCTTAGAAGCCTTTGCCCGCCGTCCAATCTATGCCCTCAGCGGTGGACAGAAACAACGAGTAGCGATTGCCGGGGCGATCGCCCGCCATTGCGAAGTACTACTCCTCGACGAACCGACCGCCTTACTAGACGGCGATACCCAACTCGACCTTGTACGGCAAGTCCGCAACCTCGTCAAAGAACGAGGCATGACCGCCCTCTGGGTGACCCACCGCCTCGACGAACTAGACTACAGCGATGGCGCTTTCCTACTAGAAGATGGTCGCGTCGTTGAACAAGGCAACCCCCAAAAACTAAAACATCGTCTCCAAACAACCCACCCTTAA
- a CDS encoding cupin domain-containing protein translates to MKINADLNQRAVIETEQLDWQASPMGGVQRRMLDRDGAEVARATSLVKYAPGSHFSAHTHGGGEEFFVLEGIFSDEHGDYPPGTYGRNPVGSSHTPFSEAGCTIFVKLWQMSPEDDQQKVIDTNAEHWLPGMVRGLSVLPLHAHGTESVALVKWESGTKFQTHRHWGGEEIFVLEGTFADEQGVYPQGTWLRNPPNSIHTPFSDEGCLIYVKTGHLS, encoded by the coding sequence ATGAAAATTAATGCCGACTTAAACCAGCGAGCTGTTATTGAAACCGAACAGTTAGATTGGCAAGCGTCCCCAATGGGAGGTGTGCAAAGGCGCATGTTAGATCGAGATGGCGCAGAAGTCGCGCGGGCAACTTCTTTAGTGAAATATGCACCGGGTAGTCATTTTTCTGCCCATACCCACGGTGGCGGTGAGGAGTTTTTTGTTCTAGAAGGTATCTTTTCCGATGAGCATGGCGATTATCCTCCGGGAACCTATGGGCGCAATCCCGTTGGCTCTAGCCATACTCCCTTTAGCGAAGCGGGCTGTACTATTTTCGTTAAGCTTTGGCAAATGTCGCCTGAAGATGATCAACAAAAAGTCATTGATACTAATGCAGAACATTGGTTGCCGGGAATGGTGAGGGGGTTGAGCGTACTGCCACTCCATGCCCATGGCACTGAAAGTGTGGCTCTTGTGAAATGGGAGTCGGGCACAAAATTTCAAACCCATCGCCATTGGGGAGGTGAAGAAATTTTCGTCCTAGAAGGAACTTTTGCTGACGAACAAGGCGTTTATCCTCAAGGTACTTGGCTACGGAATCCGCCCAATAGTATTCACACACCTTTTAGTGACGAAGGTTGCCTTATCTATGTCAAAACAGGGCATTTATCCTAA
- a CDS encoding mechanosensitive ion channel → MSQLIESLSLVPTSIPYHPLIALQALPDELKNLLGMDAINIVKAIAILVVGWIVALIVKSIIQGLLSRTEIDNKIAAWVTGADEKTDLPIEKWVAGTTFWLVILFTIVAALETLQLDAVYTPLNELLSEVTNFVPQLFGAALWLGVAWLIATIVRLIVIKGLGSFDLDKRLNQEMVDLDGDGQEDLGVTETIGNALYWFVFFFFLTPILETLGLESTLAPLQGLVDEVLLILPDLFAAVLIGVVGWFIAQIVRRLVTNVLKATGVDSFGAKMGLTGTDGRQSLSWILGTIAYILVLIPVAISALEVAQIEAIATPAIAMLDQVLMLLPKILGASIILTFAYVVGDYVSELVTNVLTGFGFDNVLTWLGLDGMIGATPADGEAGKPAKTPSQVMGTVSLVVILLIATLTAVDVLEIEALTSVVGIILAIAGQVLVALLIFALGLYFSNISYRALSSSGSRQSKILGQAARIIILTLVGAMALEQMGIATNIVNLAFGLLAGGIAVAIAIAFGLGGKEIAGEQVRNWLDSMKDDNTTPPSPPTY, encoded by the coding sequence ATGTCACAGTTGATTGAATCCCTTTCTCTTGTGCCAACATCGATCCCCTATCACCCGTTGATTGCGTTGCAAGCCCTGCCAGATGAGTTGAAAAATCTCCTTGGCATGGACGCTATTAACATCGTGAAGGCGATCGCCATTTTGGTGGTTGGTTGGATCGTGGCACTTATTGTCAAATCTATTATTCAAGGATTACTCAGTCGAACAGAAATCGACAATAAAATCGCTGCCTGGGTGACTGGTGCAGACGAAAAAACAGATCTTCCCATTGAAAAATGGGTTGCCGGTACGACCTTTTGGTTGGTGATTTTATTCACCATTGTTGCTGCCCTTGAGACGTTGCAACTCGATGCTGTATATACGCCTCTCAATGAGCTATTAAGCGAAGTTACTAATTTTGTGCCCCAGCTTTTTGGTGCAGCATTGTGGCTTGGTGTGGCTTGGCTGATTGCAACCATTGTCAGGTTAATCGTGATTAAAGGTCTTGGCTCCTTCGATCTCGATAAGCGTCTCAACCAAGAAATGGTTGACCTCGATGGTGATGGTCAGGAAGACCTTGGTGTTACTGAAACTATCGGTAATGCGCTTTATTGGTTTGTTTTCTTTTTCTTCCTCACGCCAATTCTGGAAACCCTTGGCCTAGAGAGCACCCTTGCGCCACTTCAGGGTTTGGTGGATGAAGTTCTCCTGATCTTGCCTGACCTGTTTGCGGCCGTTCTGATCGGCGTTGTGGGCTGGTTTATTGCTCAGATTGTCCGTCGTTTGGTGACTAATGTCCTGAAAGCGACTGGTGTGGATAGCTTCGGTGCAAAGATGGGTCTCACGGGTACTGACGGTCGTCAGTCTCTTTCTTGGATCCTCGGTACGATTGCTTATATTTTAGTGTTGATCCCTGTGGCGATTTCTGCGTTAGAGGTTGCTCAGATTGAGGCCATTGCAACGCCGGCGATCGCCATGTTGGATCAAGTATTGATGCTGTTACCGAAAATTCTCGGTGCATCGATTATCCTGACCTTTGCCTATGTTGTTGGTGATTATGTGTCTGAGTTGGTGACCAATGTCCTAACGGGTTTTGGTTTTGACAATGTCCTCACTTGGCTTGGTCTTGACGGTATGATTGGCGCAACGCCTGCCGATGGTGAAGCAGGTAAACCCGCTAAAACACCTTCCCAGGTGATGGGTACGGTGTCCCTCGTTGTTATTCTTTTGATCGCGACCCTTACGGCGGTTGATGTCCTTGAAATTGAGGCATTAACTTCTGTGGTCGGTATTATTTTGGCGATCGCCGGTCAAGTTTTAGTGGCGTTGTTGATCTTTGCCTTAGGTCTATACTTCTCCAATATTTCCTACCGTGCTCTCTCCTCCTCCGGCTCCCGTCAGTCCAAGATTCTTGGTCAGGCCGCTCGTATCATTATCCTCACCCTTGTTGGTGCAATGGCGCTGGAGCAAATGGGCATCGCAACGAATATTGTCAATCTTGCCTTCGGTCTCCTCGCTGGTGGTATCGCTGTGGCGATCGCCATTGCCTTTGGCCTTGGCGGTAAAGAAATTGCTGGTGAGCAGGTTCGTAACTGGTTGGATTCCATGAAAGATGACAACACCACTCCTCCCTCTCCACCCACGTACTAG
- the ndk gene encoding nucleoside-diphosphate kinase has protein sequence MERTFVMVKPDGVQRGLAGNVIARFEAKGFKLVGLKLVSVSKELAEEHYGVHKERPFFGSLVSFITSSPVVAMVWEGKNVISAARTLIGATNPIEAAPGTIRGDFGMDIGRNLIHGSDGADTAASEIALWFNEDELASWEPATTSWLYE, from the coding sequence GTGGAACGTACTTTTGTAATGGTGAAGCCCGACGGCGTACAGCGCGGCTTGGCTGGGAATGTCATTGCTCGCTTTGAGGCAAAGGGTTTTAAGCTTGTCGGTCTCAAGCTTGTGTCCGTATCTAAGGAGCTTGCAGAAGAGCATTATGGTGTTCACAAGGAAAGACCTTTCTTTGGTAGCCTTGTTTCCTTTATCACTTCCTCTCCTGTTGTGGCAATGGTTTGGGAAGGCAAGAATGTTATTTCTGCCGCGCGTACGCTCATCGGTGCAACGAATCCCATTGAGGCAGCACCCGGCACAATCCGTGGCGATTTCGGTATGGATATCGGCCGCAATTTGATTCATGGTTCCGACGGCGCTGATACTGCGGCTAGCGAAATTGCACTTTGGTTTAACGAAGATGAGCTTGCGAGCTGGGAACCTGCAACAACGTCTTGGTTGTATGAATAA
- the psbX gene encoding photosystem II reaction center X protein codes for MTPSLANFFYSLLAGTLIVVIPATAFLIFISQQDKIQR; via the coding sequence ATGACTCCTTCTTTAGCAAACTTCTTCTATAGTCTTTTAGCCGGCACTTTAATCGTTGTTATCCCTGCAACCGCATTTCTCATTTTTATTAGCCAGCAGGACAAAATCCAACGTTAA
- a CDS encoding PhnE/PtxC family ABC transporter permease: protein MFRISLSAPKKMPWRMWGYYCFGAAIAFSLWDVFQNNNGLLNGGGFALLGGFLRASLQPDLSAEFLQIVTTATLTTFAYAVCGTFFSLSFGFVGGLLSAKVVWQSLLPRQSLIIWQGIRAVLAVPRAIHELVWGLILINIWGLDSLVALGAIALPFGAIVSKVFAEILDETPKEGFNTLVVAGIHPAQAMLYGLLPQALFNLLSYGFYRFECSLRSAAVLGIIGAGGLGYEIFLSLQSLRYEQLWTLFYALIALNAVVDWSSGFLRKKLGCTSRLDLNTKRYQVNVQKRHWLLGTMFGAGGLVSWGFWFIRPDWQRLWSRQAGLFLEEVTSQLQRFEFNREMLIDLFWLSVQTLEMSILAIALAGVGGFILAFCAAEIFKTNSTRPQVLAPGARYFSRFVLLICRGIPAPIWALVILFILFPGILPGAIALGIHNLGVLGRLMTEVIENLDRKPIEALDQLGSSPSSVFLYGVVPLTLPNFIAYTFYRWEVCLRETVIVGLVGAGGLGRLLTEQLSSFNYAGVMLTLICFLVLTQFVDQFSALLRRKSDP from the coding sequence ATGTTTAGAATCTCCCTTTCGGCTCCGAAAAAGATGCCTTGGCGGATGTGGGGCTATTACTGTTTTGGTGCGGCGATCGCCTTTAGTCTATGGGACGTTTTTCAAAATAATAATGGGCTGCTCAATGGTGGTGGTTTTGCCTTACTCGGTGGGTTTTTACGGGCAAGTTTACAGCCGGATTTAAGCGCTGAGTTTCTCCAGATAGTGACGACCGCAACCCTCACCACTTTTGCCTATGCGGTGTGTGGCACATTTTTTAGTTTAAGTTTTGGGTTTGTCGGAGGATTGCTCAGTGCCAAGGTTGTTTGGCAATCTCTCTTGCCTCGGCAGTCGTTAATTATTTGGCAGGGTATTCGTGCTGTGTTGGCTGTACCTCGCGCGATTCATGAGTTGGTGTGGGGGTTAATCTTGATTAATATTTGGGGGTTAGATTCGCTAGTGGCGTTGGGGGCGATCGCCTTACCCTTTGGCGCGATTGTGTCTAAAGTTTTTGCAGAAATTTTAGATGAAACACCCAAGGAAGGATTTAATACACTCGTCGTCGCTGGCATCCACCCAGCACAGGCAATGCTCTATGGCCTCTTGCCCCAAGCTTTGTTTAATCTGTTGTCCTACGGTTTTTATCGTTTTGAATGTTCGCTGCGTTCGGCTGCTGTCCTCGGTATCATTGGCGCAGGCGGGCTGGGCTACGAAATTTTCCTAAGTTTACAGTCGCTGCGATATGAGCAGCTTTGGACGCTTTTCTATGCCCTCATTGCGCTCAATGCGGTGGTGGATTGGAGTAGTGGCTTCCTGCGAAAAAAGCTTGGTTGCACGAGCCGACTAGACCTCAATACGAAGCGATACCAAGTCAATGTCCAAAAACGGCATTGGCTCCTGGGCACAATGTTCGGCGCGGGGGGATTAGTGAGTTGGGGTTTTTGGTTTATTCGCCCGGACTGGCAACGGCTATGGTCAAGGCAAGCGGGTCTTTTTCTGGAAGAAGTGACATCGCAACTGCAACGTTTTGAATTTAACCGAGAGATGCTCATTGATTTGTTTTGGCTCAGTGTTCAAACTCTCGAAATGTCAATTTTGGCGATCGCCTTAGCTGGTGTTGGCGGATTTATCCTTGCTTTTTGTGCGGCAGAGATTTTTAAAACAAATTCGACTCGACCCCAAGTTTTAGCGCCGGGGGCGCGTTATTTTAGTCGTTTCGTTTTATTAATTTGCCGGGGTATTCCTGCCCCCATCTGGGCGTTGGTGATTTTGTTTATTCTGTTTCCGGGGATCTTGCCGGGGGCGATCGCCCTAGGGATTCACAACCTCGGCGTTTTAGGGCGCTTAATGACCGAAGTGATCGAAAACCTAGACCGCAAACCCATTGAGGCTTTAGATCAACTGGGAAGTTCTCCTAGCTCTGTTTTTCTTTACGGCGTTGTGCCGCTAACCTTACCGAACTTCATTGCCTACACTTTCTATCGCTGGGAAGTTTGCTTAAGGGAAACAGTCATTGTCGGTTTAGTGGGGGCGGGTGGTTTGGGGCGACTCCTCACAGAACAGCTCAGTAGCTTTAATTATGCTGGGGTAATGCTCACACTGATTTGCTTTTTGGTGTTAACCCAGTTTGTTGATCAATTTAGTGCTTTGCTACGCCGGAAATCAGACCCTTAA
- a CDS encoding SRPBCC family protein, translating to MEVFEQSIQVRASATCIEQCFTDLPTMHRWLNPMLRCEPVGQEWSTALESRSRFWLRIPLVNLVLNNQVVEREPGLIVWQFSGFFRGRDRWECVPNETGTQLINRFQFDIPNPMIRWGFHLFAARLTKKDMQAQLRRIKAIAESIQP from the coding sequence ATGGAAGTTTTTGAGCAATCAATCCAAGTTCGGGCAAGTGCGACTTGCATTGAACAATGTTTTACGGATTTACCGACCATGCACCGTTGGCTCAATCCGATGTTGCGCTGTGAGCCTGTCGGCCAAGAGTGGAGTACGGCTTTAGAGAGTCGCAGTCGTTTTTGGCTCAGGATTCCCCTTGTTAATCTGGTGCTCAATAATCAAGTGGTGGAGCGGGAACCGGGCTTAATCGTCTGGCAGTTTTCTGGTTTTTTCCGGGGGCGGGATCGCTGGGAATGTGTCCCTAATGAAACGGGTACACAATTGATCAATCGTTTTCAGTTTGACATTCCTAATCCTATGATCCGCTGGGGGTTCCATCTGTTTGCGGCTCGCCTGACTAAAAAAGATATGCAGGCGCAATTACGGCGCATTAAGGCGATCGCCGAATCTATCCAACCCTAA
- the dut gene encoding dUTP diphosphatase, with protein sequence MDLRLRKLHPDAIIPQYQHQGDAGIDLHAIEAMAIAPQTTALIKTGLAAEIPLTTELQIRPRSGLALKHSITVLNTPGTIDANYRGEIGIILINHGSETFQVTPGMRVAQMVMANIVQANIIEVTELSNTTRGSDGFGSTGR encoded by the coding sequence ATGGATCTCCGTCTCCGTAAACTCCACCCCGATGCCATCATTCCCCAGTACCAACACCAAGGCGACGCAGGCATAGACTTACACGCCATTGAAGCCATGGCGATCGCCCCCCAGACCACCGCCCTCATCAAAACAGGACTAGCCGCCGAAATCCCCCTCACAACAGAACTACAAATCCGTCCCCGTAGCGGACTAGCCCTCAAACACAGCATCACAGTACTCAATACCCCCGGCACAATAGATGCCAACTATCGCGGCGAAATCGGGATTATTCTCATCAACCACGGCTCTGAAACATTCCAAGTCACACCCGGCATGAGAGTTGCCCAAATGGTCATGGCCAATATTGTTCAGGCCAACATCATTGAAGTCACCGAACTTTCAAATACCACCAGAGGTTCGGACGGGTTCGGTTCTACAGGGCGGTAA